One Babylonia areolata isolate BAREFJ2019XMU chromosome 20, ASM4173473v1, whole genome shotgun sequence DNA segment encodes these proteins:
- the LOC143295210 gene encoding LOW QUALITY PROTEIN: stathmin-like (The sequence of the model RefSeq protein was modified relative to this genomic sequence to represent the inferred CDS: inserted 2 bases in 1 codon) has translation MSSVCNWLTFLCMRENKSQKPRKVHPNQGRYDAMVVWKGKADKPVQRSGSLAFEVILKPAASEGTMRPXVSPPKSNRVTLSEEDIKLKLQKAEERRQSLEAQRLEQLAREREKAQEVMAKAAQESLQFSKQTQEKLRRSMELNKENREAQIKALQDRLREHANHIQEVCQASENMGKVCEEKLVLKMENALRNREEQLRALQERLLEHERRIEEVQRKKVGLTQDEGAEVDA, from the exons ATGTCATCAG TGTGCAACTGGCTCACGTTTTTGTGCATGCGTGAAAACAAATCGCAGAAGCCTCGAAAGGTTCACCCCAACCAGGGCAGATATGATGCCATGGTGGTTTGGAAAGGAAAAG CTGACAAACCAGTTCAGCGGTCTGGCAGTCTGGCCTTCGAGGTCATCTTGAAGCCAGCAGCCAGTGAAGGGACGATGCGACC GGTGTCCCCACCCAAAAGTAACCGGGTCACGCTGTCTGAGGAAGACATCAAGCTCAAGCTCCAGAAAgctgaagaaagaagacag TCCCTGGAGGCGCAGCGCCTGGAGCAGCTGGCCCGAGAGCGGGAGAAGGCCCAGGAGGTGATGGCCAAGGCGGCCCAGGAGAGCCTGCAGTTCTCCAAGCAGACCCAGGAGAAGCTGCGCCGTTCCATGGAGCTCAACAAGGAGAACCGCGAGGCCCAGATTAAAGCTCTGCAGGACAGACTGCGCGAGCAT GCCAACCACATCCAGGAGGTGTGCCAGGCCAGTGAGAACATGGGCAAGGTGTGCGAAGAGAAGCTGGTGCTCAAAATGGAGAACGCTCTGCGCAACCGGGAGGAACAGCTGAGGGCTCTGCAGGAGCGTCTTCTGGAACAT GAGCGACGCATTGAGGAGGTGCAGAGGAAGAAGGTTGGCCTGACACAGGACGAGGGAGCAGAGGTGGATGCTTAG